One segment of Leptospirillum ferrooxidans C2-3 DNA contains the following:
- a CDS encoding RNA-guided endonuclease InsQ/TnpB family protein — translation MKKTLKVKLTPTKEQAKSLLETIESFNDACNWISRKSFEAGTPHQMKLHHMVYFEVRERFPALTSQMIVRAIAKVSGSYRTEKKTLHSFKRHSAMEYDKRLLSFKSLSHASMATVHGRITVSLIFGHYAPLDRNKMLGQADLTTSGGKFFLNLLIDVPDGTPYDPEECLGVDAGIVHLSTDSDGESFSGEGVDQVREKIHTLKKALQEKGTKNAKRHLKKVSGKEARFKKDTNHCLSKKIVSKAKGTGRGIALEDLKGFNGRTMVGKSQRERFGKWAFDQLRRFITYKAVLEGVPVVVVDPRNTSRTCSVCGHCEKDNRTSQGHFSCLRCTHTEHADINAARNIRFKAAINRPIAV, via the coding sequence ATGAAAAAAACATTGAAGGTCAAACTGACCCCGACCAAAGAACAGGCCAAGTCTCTTCTGGAGACGATCGAGAGCTTCAACGACGCCTGCAACTGGATTTCCAGAAAGTCCTTCGAGGCCGGGACCCCGCACCAGATGAAACTCCACCATATGGTCTATTTTGAAGTGAGGGAGAGGTTTCCCGCCCTCACCTCCCAGATGATCGTCCGGGCCATTGCCAAGGTCTCCGGCAGCTACAGGACGGAGAAGAAAACGCTCCATTCTTTCAAGAGACATTCGGCCATGGAATACGACAAGCGTCTTCTGTCTTTCAAGTCCCTCTCCCACGCTTCCATGGCCACGGTCCACGGACGGATCACCGTTTCGCTGATATTCGGCCACTACGCTCCGCTCGACCGGAACAAGATGCTCGGACAGGCGGATCTCACCACCTCCGGCGGGAAATTCTTCCTGAATCTCCTGATCGATGTTCCGGACGGAACACCCTATGACCCCGAAGAGTGTCTCGGAGTCGATGCGGGGATCGTCCATCTTTCCACCGACTCCGATGGAGAATCGTTCTCCGGAGAAGGGGTGGATCAGGTTCGGGAAAAGATCCACACCCTGAAAAAAGCGCTTCAGGAGAAAGGAACAAAGAATGCCAAACGCCACCTGAAAAAAGTATCTGGCAAAGAAGCGCGATTCAAGAAAGACACGAATCACTGTCTTTCGAAAAAGATCGTTTCCAAGGCAAAAGGCACCGGACGAGGTATTGCCCTTGAGGATCTCAAGGGATTCAACGGCCGGACAATGGTTGGAAAGAGCCAAAGGGAACGATTCGGGAAATGGGCGTTTGACCAGTTGAGACGCTTTATCACCTACAAGGCTGTTCTGGAAGGCGTTCCCGTGGTGGTTGTCGATCCACGAAACACCTCCCGCACATGCTCTGTGTGTGGACATTGCGAAAAAGACAACCGAACGTCTCAAGGCCATTTCTCCTGTTTGAGGTGCACCCATACCGAACATGCGGACATCAATGCCGCACGGAACATTCGCTTCAAGGCTGCAATCAATCGGCCTATCGCAGTCTGA
- a CDS encoding type II toxin-antitoxin system HicA family toxin, whose amino-acid sequence MKVSEVLDLLKQDGWFLVDTRGSHRQFKHSLKPGRVTVAGKTSDDLSPGTLNSILKQSGLKTKK is encoded by the coding sequence ATGAAAGTTTCCGAGGTTCTTGATCTTCTAAAACAAGACGGCTGGTTTCTAGTCGATACGAGGGGAAGTCATCGACAATTTAAACACTCTCTCAAACCCGGCCGGGTTACAGTGGCTGGGAAAACAAGCGATGATCTTTCCCCTGGAACATTGAACAGCATTTTGAAGCAGTCCGGCTTAAAAACAAAGAAATAA
- a CDS encoding type II toxin-antitoxin system HicB family antitoxin, translating to MRYAIVIEKMESNYSAYVPDLPGCIATGSTIEETESLIKEAIAFHLEGMREDHQPVPEPTSLVEYVSI from the coding sequence ATGCGTTATGCTATTGTTATTGAAAAAATGGAATCGAACTATTCTGCGTATGTTCCTGATCTCCCCGGCTGTATTGCGACCGGATCCACGATTGAAGAGACAGAGAGTTTAATTAAGGAGGCGATTGCTTTTCATCTTGAAGGAATGCGGGAAGATCATCAACCCGTCCCGGAACCGACGAGTCTTGTGGAATATGTTTCTATCTGA
- the msrB gene encoding peptide-methionine (R)-S-oxide reductase MsrB: MAESDSDKVKIAVYSETGDYLGEKILPKVKEDPSWKERLSPLSYAVTRDHQTERPFSIPGHDQKSPGLYRCICCGTTLFNSETKFDSGTGWPSFYAPVSTENVAIREDNSHGMKRSEVLCRLCDAHLGHVFNDGPKPTGLRYCINMVSLDFVPKP; encoded by the coding sequence ATGGCTGAATCAGACTCTGACAAGGTTAAAATCGCAGTATATTCCGAAACAGGAGATTATCTTGGGGAAAAAATCCTTCCAAAGGTCAAGGAAGATCCATCCTGGAAGGAGCGGCTATCCCCCCTCTCCTACGCAGTGACAAGAGACCACCAGACCGAACGTCCTTTTTCCATCCCTGGACATGATCAGAAAAGCCCTGGACTCTATCGATGCATCTGCTGCGGGACCACCCTTTTCAATTCAGAAACAAAATTCGATTCGGGAACCGGTTGGCCAAGCTTTTATGCACCTGTCTCAACGGAAAACGTAGCCATCAGGGAAGATAACAGCCATGGAATGAAGCGGAGTGAAGTGCTTTGTCGGCTATGTGATGCCCATTTGGGCCATGTCTTTAATGATGGACCAAAACCAACGGGTCTCAGATACTGTATCAATATGGTATCCCTTGATTTTGTCCCTAAACCATAA